DNA from Candidatus Methylacidiphilales bacterium:
ACATAATTTTGATAGGGTCAGGGCGTTGTAAGAGGTTTGGTATTTGAGATGGCTTTCTCTAAACATATTTAGGGGAAGCTGGTCAAAAGTTATAATAGCTTGAATAATATCAGGGTATTCTAAAGTACAACAATATTTTAAATTACGTAAACAAGAAATCCAAAGAGCTAAATAATTCTCTTTAATACTTAGGTCAATTTCTTTTGTCGAAGAGAACCAAGCATGGTGTCCTGATTCGCTAAACCAATATGATTGTAGTTTTTTAAAGCAATCTTTAATTTCAATTACAGATAAAATTTTTAATTCTTGTAATTGCATCTATTATTACCTCCTCACTTGTTGCGAATGAAAAACGTAAATGGTTTGCCATACCAAAAGCAGAACCAGGAACTATCGCAACACCAGCTTCAGAAAGTAATCTTGAAGCGAGTGTAATATCATTATCAATAGATTTAGATTTTATAACTTCAGAAAAATCAGGGAATGAATAAAATGCCCCATCTGATTTAATTACCCTAACTTTTGGTAATTGATTTAATAAAGAATAGATAATATCATGTCTTTTTTGAAATTCTTTGTTCATAAGTATACGTTCGCTTTGCGACCCTTCAAGCGCTTCAACAGCCGCATATTGTGCTATAGAATTTGGATTGGAAGTGGATTGAGACTGCAGGTTTGACATTGCGTTGATTACTACACTATTGCCCACACAATATCCGATTCTCCAACCAGTCATTGCATATGACTTTGATACTCCATTAATTAAAAAAACTCTATCCTTTAATTTTGGCTCCACCATTATTAAATTTACATACGCGTCTTTGCCCCAGTAAATATGCTCATAGATATCATCGCTAAGCACCATTAATTTAGGATATTTTAGAAGTACATCAGCAATATCCCTTAATTCATTTTTTGTGTAATTTGAACCTGACGGGTTATTTGGACTATTAATAATTAAGATTTTGCTTTTTTTTGTTATTGCTTTCTCTAAATCTTGCGGAGATATTTTTAGTGTTTCTAAATTACTAGGCATGATGAATTTTGGTACACCATCCATTATTTGTGTAATATCTGGATAAGAAACCCAGTATGGAATTGGTATAAGTACCTCATCCCCAGGATTAATTATAGCCTCAAGTAATGTGTAGATCGAATGTTTTGCTCCATTAGATACGATTACATTATTTAAATTATATTCCTGACCATACTCATGTAGACATTTATTTAAAATAGCTTTTTTTAGTTGCTGGATTCCATCTACCGCAGTGTATTTGGTAAATCCAGCATGAAGTGCTTTGATAGCGGCGTCTTTAATATG
Protein-coding regions in this window:
- a CDS encoding DUF924 family protein; translation: MQLQELKILSVIEIKDCFKKLQSYWFSESGHHAWFSSTKEIDLSIKENYLALWISCLRNLKYCCTLEYPDIIQAIITFDQLPLNMFRESHLKYQTSYNALTLSKLCVVKNIHLSASSDEKLFILLPFMHSELYEDQIMSCQLAEEWAIGQRQIEYAYSFKSIIEQFGRFPMRNDLLMRKSTKAELDFLKSQNNKK
- a CDS encoding pyridoxal phosphate-dependent aminotransferase, which gives rise to MLSQRSTRIKPSPTLVISALAQTLKSQGKDIVSLSAGEPDFDTPKHIKDAAIKALHAGFTKYTAVDGIQQLKKAILNKCLHEYGQEYNLNNVIVSNGAKHSIYTLLEAIINPGDEVLIPIPYWVSYPDITQIMDGVPKFIMPSNLETLKISPQDLEKAITKKSKILIINSPNNPSGSNYTKNELRDIADVLLKYPKLMVLSDDIYEHIYWGKDAYVNLIMVEPKLKDRVFLINGVSKSYAMTGWRIGYCVGNSVVINAMSNLQSQSTSNPNSIAQYAAVEALEGSQSERILMNKEFQKRHDIIYSLLNQLPKVRVIKSDGAFYSFPDFSEVIKSKSIDNDITLASRLLSEAGVAIVPGSAFGMANHLRFSFATSEEVIIDAITRIKNFICN